A window of Oncorhynchus kisutch isolate 150728-3 linkage group LG10, Okis_V2, whole genome shotgun sequence contains these coding sequences:
- the hrob gene encoding uncharacterized protein C17orf53 homolog isoform X1, translating to MDYLTLGRTSMMRCCKLIYTDLLEMDWSAPSVSASTVSSAAQSCFLRSTAASTPAAPYGQNNSHQPSTEGILAHRGLSNGPGSENSTPNSVGQSPTLGLRQLSTSKPLPSFPLPPRHLPTLSRGLCTVTQQSSSPAQQMKSNTTGQQEAPSPQDDFDDWDVDLADLDESDPQMRTWAQVRETAPAADLTKPSDDSVSPAKRLRPTACGGAQTGPNVGLRGFSTSNQMSGLPSSSSILHRSSFPGPFPSPRPDPSGTFLLAPPQSPVFPGLTMASCPFPRPVTPRPVKGLPSQVQRPWATPLAQGRSLFDPISPAPSSRFGGPISSPSLTPRSLHTPVFTNHLIQLVSNSNKTPQRPGSDHIRPNTRRFPGPAGILPQQQLHGQSLDDIVVAIPQTPAHGAVARLPSQVPSSQTEEEDFSGGPWAAMKAEMGLDERNSSCFLHSYSVAMVLRKAALKQLVKNKVPNMAVVLKSILHTHADAKAVFRDRTGEMQGTVHRRLLEDRLGELKTGVVLLLKQVGVFSPSHRNHYLNVTPNNLLRIYPPDGSTPSSTQSQLLPLPPEPMLESSDHSSSVPGAPVSQMELFYDNDDEEDVRAPQVTADSGAGSSSVPQGPPAAPLDLSWDADDLDELLGELPVESYCL from the exons ATGGATTATTTAACGTTGGGGAGGACTTCAATGATGAGGTGCTGCAAACTGATTTACACA gatctACTTGAGATGGACTGGTCTGCTCCATCAGTGTCTGCTAGCACAGTGTCCTCTGCAGCACAGTCCTGTTTCCTCCGTTCAACTGCAGCATCAACTCCTGCTGCCCCCTATGGTCAGAATAACTCACATCAACCATCCACAGAAGGCATACTTGCCCATAGGGGCCTGTCGAATGGCCCAGGGTCAGAGAATTCAACACCGAACAGTGTAGGGCAGTCTCCTACTTTGGGTTTGAGACAGCTCTCTACATCTAAACCATTGCCCTCATTCCCTCTTCCCCCTCGCCACCTTCCTACACTGAGTAGGGGACTGTGTACAGTTACCCAACAGAGCTCCTCACCAGCTCAACAGATGAAGTCAAACACAACAGGACAACAAGAGGCCCCCTCGCCGCAGGATGACTTTGATGATTGGGATGTTGACCTGGCAGACCTAGATGAAAGTGACCCACAGATGAGGACTTGGGCTCAGGTCCGAGAAACTGCTCCAGCTGCAGATCTAACCAAGCCCAGCGATGACTCTGTATCCCCAGCCAAAAGACTACGGCCCACAGCCTGTGGTGGTGCTCAAACAGGGCCCAATGTGGGTCTGAGAGGATTCAGTACCTCTAACCAAATGTCTGGTCttcccagtagtagtagtatactcCACAGGTCCTCATTCCCtggtcccttcccctctccccgcCCTGATCCTAGTGGTACTTTCCTCCTAGCTCCACCCCAGAGCCCAGTGTTTCCTGGCCTCACCATGGCCTCCTGCCCCTTCCCCAGGCCTGTGACCCCCAGGCCAGTCAAAGGGCTTCCTTCCCAGGTACAGAGGCCCTGGGCTACACCTCTGGCTCAGGGACGCAGCCTTTTTGACCCCATCTCCCCAGCCCCCTCTAGTAGGTTTGGTGGACCCATTTCTTCCCCCAGTCTCACCCCCCGTTCCCTCCACACGCCCGTCTTCACTAACCACTTGATTCAGCTGGTGTCCAACTCCAACAAGACCCCCCAGAGACCGGGTTCTGACCACATCCGTCCCAATACCCGCCGCTTCCCCGGGCCTGCAGGAATCCTACCACAACAG CAGCTCCATGGGCAGAGCCTGGATGACATCGTGGTGGCCATTCCTCAGACACCTGCACATGGGGCCGTGGCTCGACTGCCCAGTCAG GTTCCCAGCTCTCAGACTGAGGAAGAGGATTTCAGTGGAGGTCCGTGGGCAGCGATGAAGGCAGAGATGGGATTGGACGAAAGGAACTCCTCCTGTTTTCTGCACTCTTACAGCGTGGCCATGGTACTCCGCAAG gcgGCCCTGAAACAGCTGGTGAAGAACAAGGTCCCCAACATGGCTGTGGTACTAAAGAGCATCCTCCACACACACGCTGATGCCAAGGCTGTGTTCAGGGATCGCACAG GAGAGATGCAGGGCACAGTGCACCGGCGCCTCCTAGAGGACAGACTGGGGGAGCTCAAGACGGGGGTGGTACTGCTGCTCAAACAG GTAGGTGTGTTCTCTCCATCCCACCGTAACCACTACCTGAACGTGACACCCAACAACCTCCTGAGGATCTACCCTCCTGACGGCTCGACCCCGTCCTCCACACAGAGCCAGCTGCTCCCACTCCCCCCG GAGCCAATGTTGGAATCATCTGATCACTCCTCCAGTGTCCCAGGAGCCCCTGTGTCTCAGATGGAGTTGTTctatgataatgatgatgaagaggatgtTCGGGCCCCACAGGTCACTGCAGACTCTGGTGCTGGCTCCTCTAGTGTTCCACAGGGCCCGCCTGCTGCACCACTGGACCTGTCCTGGGACGCAG ATGACCTTGATGAGCTTCTAGGGGAGTTGCCTGTTGAGTCCTACTGCCTCTGA
- the hrob gene encoding uncharacterized protein C17orf53 homolog isoform X2 has protein sequence MDYLTLGRTSMMRCCKLIYTDLLEMDWSAPSVSASTVSSAAQSCFLRSTAASTPAAPYGQNNSHQPSTEGILAHRGLSNGPGSENSTPNSVGQSPTLGLRQLSTSKPLPSFPLPPRHLPTLSRGLCTVTQQSSSPAQQMKSNTTGQQEAPSPQDDFDDWDVDLADLDESDPQMRTWAQVRETAPAADLTKPSDDSVSPAKRLRPTACGGAQTGPNVGLRGFSTSNQMSGLPSSSSILHRSSFPGPFPSPRPDPSGTFLLAPPQSPVFPGLTMASCPFPRPVTPRPVKGLPSQVQRPWATPLAQGRSLFDPISPAPSSRFGGPISSPSLTPRSLHTPVFTNHLIQLVSNSNKTPQRPGSDHIRPNTRRFPGPAGILPQQLHGQSLDDIVVAIPQTPAHGAVARLPSQVPSSQTEEEDFSGGPWAAMKAEMGLDERNSSCFLHSYSVAMVLRKAALKQLVKNKVPNMAVVLKSILHTHADAKAVFRDRTGEMQGTVHRRLLEDRLGELKTGVVLLLKQVGVFSPSHRNHYLNVTPNNLLRIYPPDGSTPSSTQSQLLPLPPEPMLESSDHSSSVPGAPVSQMELFYDNDDEEDVRAPQVTADSGAGSSSVPQGPPAAPLDLSWDADDLDELLGELPVESYCL, from the exons ATGGATTATTTAACGTTGGGGAGGACTTCAATGATGAGGTGCTGCAAACTGATTTACACA gatctACTTGAGATGGACTGGTCTGCTCCATCAGTGTCTGCTAGCACAGTGTCCTCTGCAGCACAGTCCTGTTTCCTCCGTTCAACTGCAGCATCAACTCCTGCTGCCCCCTATGGTCAGAATAACTCACATCAACCATCCACAGAAGGCATACTTGCCCATAGGGGCCTGTCGAATGGCCCAGGGTCAGAGAATTCAACACCGAACAGTGTAGGGCAGTCTCCTACTTTGGGTTTGAGACAGCTCTCTACATCTAAACCATTGCCCTCATTCCCTCTTCCCCCTCGCCACCTTCCTACACTGAGTAGGGGACTGTGTACAGTTACCCAACAGAGCTCCTCACCAGCTCAACAGATGAAGTCAAACACAACAGGACAACAAGAGGCCCCCTCGCCGCAGGATGACTTTGATGATTGGGATGTTGACCTGGCAGACCTAGATGAAAGTGACCCACAGATGAGGACTTGGGCTCAGGTCCGAGAAACTGCTCCAGCTGCAGATCTAACCAAGCCCAGCGATGACTCTGTATCCCCAGCCAAAAGACTACGGCCCACAGCCTGTGGTGGTGCTCAAACAGGGCCCAATGTGGGTCTGAGAGGATTCAGTACCTCTAACCAAATGTCTGGTCttcccagtagtagtagtatactcCACAGGTCCTCATTCCCtggtcccttcccctctccccgcCCTGATCCTAGTGGTACTTTCCTCCTAGCTCCACCCCAGAGCCCAGTGTTTCCTGGCCTCACCATGGCCTCCTGCCCCTTCCCCAGGCCTGTGACCCCCAGGCCAGTCAAAGGGCTTCCTTCCCAGGTACAGAGGCCCTGGGCTACACCTCTGGCTCAGGGACGCAGCCTTTTTGACCCCATCTCCCCAGCCCCCTCTAGTAGGTTTGGTGGACCCATTTCTTCCCCCAGTCTCACCCCCCGTTCCCTCCACACGCCCGTCTTCACTAACCACTTGATTCAGCTGGTGTCCAACTCCAACAAGACCCCCCAGAGACCGGGTTCTGACCACATCCGTCCCAATACCCGCCGCTTCCCCGGGCCTGCAGGAATCCTACCACAACAG CTCCATGGGCAGAGCCTGGATGACATCGTGGTGGCCATTCCTCAGACACCTGCACATGGGGCCGTGGCTCGACTGCCCAGTCAG GTTCCCAGCTCTCAGACTGAGGAAGAGGATTTCAGTGGAGGTCCGTGGGCAGCGATGAAGGCAGAGATGGGATTGGACGAAAGGAACTCCTCCTGTTTTCTGCACTCTTACAGCGTGGCCATGGTACTCCGCAAG gcgGCCCTGAAACAGCTGGTGAAGAACAAGGTCCCCAACATGGCTGTGGTACTAAAGAGCATCCTCCACACACACGCTGATGCCAAGGCTGTGTTCAGGGATCGCACAG GAGAGATGCAGGGCACAGTGCACCGGCGCCTCCTAGAGGACAGACTGGGGGAGCTCAAGACGGGGGTGGTACTGCTGCTCAAACAG GTAGGTGTGTTCTCTCCATCCCACCGTAACCACTACCTGAACGTGACACCCAACAACCTCCTGAGGATCTACCCTCCTGACGGCTCGACCCCGTCCTCCACACAGAGCCAGCTGCTCCCACTCCCCCCG GAGCCAATGTTGGAATCATCTGATCACTCCTCCAGTGTCCCAGGAGCCCCTGTGTCTCAGATGGAGTTGTTctatgataatgatgatgaagaggatgtTCGGGCCCCACAGGTCACTGCAGACTCTGGTGCTGGCTCCTCTAGTGTTCCACAGGGCCCGCCTGCTGCACCACTGGACCTGTCCTGGGACGCAG ATGACCTTGATGAGCTTCTAGGGGAGTTGCCTGTTGAGTCCTACTGCCTCTGA
- the LOC116375927 gene encoding transmembrane and ubiquitin-like domain-containing protein 2 — translation MAVCALTMDGMGDEVAAVSGVLLLVLALVLAWLSTQVADRGDHILSTILTVGAHASLIGLGGHESYSGGPPSADTPEQQTPPPSQENKPEEGESGSEREDGEITGEGTAETGVDLLLNIQGKKPQTYQSDDDEDDEEEDDYEEEDKVQKLSPVVSCTSITVRLKFLNDTEEVAVLSPQDTVGLLKSKHFSGRERQIKLIYQGQLLQDPKRTLLSLNISHNSVIHCHVSQVLREASPGEAARSGASGGIRAAGLALSTSSLVVPVFVVMLAVVWYFRINYRQFFTAPATISLVGVTVFFSFLIFGMHSR, via the exons ATGGCGGTGTGTGCACTGACAATGGACGGGATGGGAGACGAGGTGGCTGCAGTAAGCGGTGTGTTACTCCTGGTCTTGGCCTTGGTCCTGGCTTGGCTCTCCACGCAAGTGGCAGATCGGGGAGACCACATCCTGAGCACCATCCTTACAGTCGGTGCCCACGCCTCTCTAATCGGGCTGGGGGGCCATGAGAGTTACAGTGGAGGGCCACCCAGTGCAGACACCCCAGAGCAGCAAACACCTCCACCCTCCCAGGAGAATAAGCCAGAGGAGGGGGAGTCTGGGTCTGAGAGGGAAGATGGGGAGATAACAGGAGAGGGGACTGCAGAGACTGGAGTTGACCTGCTGTTGAATATCCAGGGGAAGAAACCTCAGACATACCAgtctgatgatgatgaagatgatgaggaagaggatgacTATGAGGAAGAAGATAAAGTTCAGAAGCTGAGCCCAGTGGTCTCCTGCACCAGCATCACGGTTCGTTTGAAGTTCCTGAATGACACAGAAGAGGTGGCAGTCCTGAGTCCCCAGGATACAGTGGGTCTACTGAAGAG TAAGCACTTCTCAGGGCGGGAGCGTCAGATCAAGTTGATCTACCAGGGCCAGCTGCTTCAGGATCCCAAACGGACTCTGCTCTCCCTCAACATCTCTCACAACAGTGTGATCCACTGCCACGTGTCCCAGGTGCTGCGGGAGGCCAGCCCAGGGGAGGCAGCTCGCTCTGGGGCTAGTGGGGGAATCAGGGCTGCAGGCCTGGCTCTGAGCACCAGCAGCCTGGTGGTGCCTGTGTTTGTGGTGATGTTAGCCGTGGTCTGGTACTTCCGCATCAACTACCGTCAGTTCTTCACCGCCCCTGCTACCATCTCCCTGGTGGGAGTCACTGTGTTCTTCAGCTTCCTCATCTTTGGAATGCATAGCCGGtga
- the hrob gene encoding uncharacterized protein C17orf53 homolog isoform X4 — translation MTCKWNGLFNVGEDFNDEDLLEMDWSAPSVSASTVSSAAQSCFLRSTAASTPAAPYGQNNSHQPSTEGILAHRGLSNGPGSENSTPNSVGQSPTLGLRQLSTSKPLPSFPLPPRHLPTLSRGLCTVTQQSSSPAQQMKSNTTGQQEAPSPQDDFDDWDVDLADLDESDPQMRTWAQVRETAPAADLTKPSDDSVSPAKRLRPTACGGAQTGPNVGLRGFSTSNQMSGLPSSSSILHRSSFPGPFPSPRPDPSGTFLLAPPQSPVFPGLTMASCPFPRPVTPRPVKGLPSQVQRPWATPLAQGRSLFDPISPAPSSRFGGPISSPSLTPRSLHTPVFTNHLIQLVSNSNKTPQRPGSDHIRPNTRRFPGPAGILPQQLHGQSLDDIVVAIPQTPAHGAVARLPSQVPSSQTEEEDFSGGPWAAMKAEMGLDERNSSCFLHSYSVAMVLRKAALKQLVKNKVPNMAVVLKSILHTHADAKAVFRDRTGEMQGTVHRRLLEDRLGELKTGVVLLLKQVGVFSPSHRNHYLNVTPNNLLRIYPPDGSTPSSTQSQLLPLPPEPMLESSDHSSSVPGAPVSQMELFYDNDDEEDVRAPQVTADSGAGSSSVPQGPPAAPLDLSWDADDLDELLGELPVESYCL, via the exons ATG ACTTGCAAGTGGAATGGATTATTTAACGTTGGGGAGGACTTCAATGATGAG gatctACTTGAGATGGACTGGTCTGCTCCATCAGTGTCTGCTAGCACAGTGTCCTCTGCAGCACAGTCCTGTTTCCTCCGTTCAACTGCAGCATCAACTCCTGCTGCCCCCTATGGTCAGAATAACTCACATCAACCATCCACAGAAGGCATACTTGCCCATAGGGGCCTGTCGAATGGCCCAGGGTCAGAGAATTCAACACCGAACAGTGTAGGGCAGTCTCCTACTTTGGGTTTGAGACAGCTCTCTACATCTAAACCATTGCCCTCATTCCCTCTTCCCCCTCGCCACCTTCCTACACTGAGTAGGGGACTGTGTACAGTTACCCAACAGAGCTCCTCACCAGCTCAACAGATGAAGTCAAACACAACAGGACAACAAGAGGCCCCCTCGCCGCAGGATGACTTTGATGATTGGGATGTTGACCTGGCAGACCTAGATGAAAGTGACCCACAGATGAGGACTTGGGCTCAGGTCCGAGAAACTGCTCCAGCTGCAGATCTAACCAAGCCCAGCGATGACTCTGTATCCCCAGCCAAAAGACTACGGCCCACAGCCTGTGGTGGTGCTCAAACAGGGCCCAATGTGGGTCTGAGAGGATTCAGTACCTCTAACCAAATGTCTGGTCttcccagtagtagtagtatactcCACAGGTCCTCATTCCCtggtcccttcccctctccccgcCCTGATCCTAGTGGTACTTTCCTCCTAGCTCCACCCCAGAGCCCAGTGTTTCCTGGCCTCACCATGGCCTCCTGCCCCTTCCCCAGGCCTGTGACCCCCAGGCCAGTCAAAGGGCTTCCTTCCCAGGTACAGAGGCCCTGGGCTACACCTCTGGCTCAGGGACGCAGCCTTTTTGACCCCATCTCCCCAGCCCCCTCTAGTAGGTTTGGTGGACCCATTTCTTCCCCCAGTCTCACCCCCCGTTCCCTCCACACGCCCGTCTTCACTAACCACTTGATTCAGCTGGTGTCCAACTCCAACAAGACCCCCCAGAGACCGGGTTCTGACCACATCCGTCCCAATACCCGCCGCTTCCCCGGGCCTGCAGGAATCCTACCACAACAG CTCCATGGGCAGAGCCTGGATGACATCGTGGTGGCCATTCCTCAGACACCTGCACATGGGGCCGTGGCTCGACTGCCCAGTCAG GTTCCCAGCTCTCAGACTGAGGAAGAGGATTTCAGTGGAGGTCCGTGGGCAGCGATGAAGGCAGAGATGGGATTGGACGAAAGGAACTCCTCCTGTTTTCTGCACTCTTACAGCGTGGCCATGGTACTCCGCAAG gcgGCCCTGAAACAGCTGGTGAAGAACAAGGTCCCCAACATGGCTGTGGTACTAAAGAGCATCCTCCACACACACGCTGATGCCAAGGCTGTGTTCAGGGATCGCACAG GAGAGATGCAGGGCACAGTGCACCGGCGCCTCCTAGAGGACAGACTGGGGGAGCTCAAGACGGGGGTGGTACTGCTGCTCAAACAG GTAGGTGTGTTCTCTCCATCCCACCGTAACCACTACCTGAACGTGACACCCAACAACCTCCTGAGGATCTACCCTCCTGACGGCTCGACCCCGTCCTCCACACAGAGCCAGCTGCTCCCACTCCCCCCG GAGCCAATGTTGGAATCATCTGATCACTCCTCCAGTGTCCCAGGAGCCCCTGTGTCTCAGATGGAGTTGTTctatgataatgatgatgaagaggatgtTCGGGCCCCACAGGTCACTGCAGACTCTGGTGCTGGCTCCTCTAGTGTTCCACAGGGCCCGCCTGCTGCACCACTGGACCTGTCCTGGGACGCAG ATGACCTTGATGAGCTTCTAGGGGAGTTGCCTGTTGAGTCCTACTGCCTCTGA
- the hrob gene encoding uncharacterized protein C17orf53 homolog isoform X5 — MDWSAPSVSASTVSSAAQSCFLRSTAASTPAAPYGQNNSHQPSTEGILAHRGLSNGPGSENSTPNSVGQSPTLGLRQLSTSKPLPSFPLPPRHLPTLSRGLCTVTQQSSSPAQQMKSNTTGQQEAPSPQDDFDDWDVDLADLDESDPQMRTWAQVRETAPAADLTKPSDDSVSPAKRLRPTACGGAQTGPNVGLRGFSTSNQMSGLPSSSSILHRSSFPGPFPSPRPDPSGTFLLAPPQSPVFPGLTMASCPFPRPVTPRPVKGLPSQVQRPWATPLAQGRSLFDPISPAPSSRFGGPISSPSLTPRSLHTPVFTNHLIQLVSNSNKTPQRPGSDHIRPNTRRFPGPAGILPQQLHGQSLDDIVVAIPQTPAHGAVARLPSQVPSSQTEEEDFSGGPWAAMKAEMGLDERNSSCFLHSYSVAMVLRKAALKQLVKNKVPNMAVVLKSILHTHADAKAVFRDRTGEMQGTVHRRLLEDRLGELKTGVVLLLKQVGVFSPSHRNHYLNVTPNNLLRIYPPDGSTPSSTQSQLLPLPPEPMLESSDHSSSVPGAPVSQMELFYDNDDEEDVRAPQVTADSGAGSSSVPQGPPAAPLDLSWDADDLDELLGELPVESYCL, encoded by the exons ATGGACTGGTCTGCTCCATCAGTGTCTGCTAGCACAGTGTCCTCTGCAGCACAGTCCTGTTTCCTCCGTTCAACTGCAGCATCAACTCCTGCTGCCCCCTATGGTCAGAATAACTCACATCAACCATCCACAGAAGGCATACTTGCCCATAGGGGCCTGTCGAATGGCCCAGGGTCAGAGAATTCAACACCGAACAGTGTAGGGCAGTCTCCTACTTTGGGTTTGAGACAGCTCTCTACATCTAAACCATTGCCCTCATTCCCTCTTCCCCCTCGCCACCTTCCTACACTGAGTAGGGGACTGTGTACAGTTACCCAACAGAGCTCCTCACCAGCTCAACAGATGAAGTCAAACACAACAGGACAACAAGAGGCCCCCTCGCCGCAGGATGACTTTGATGATTGGGATGTTGACCTGGCAGACCTAGATGAAAGTGACCCACAGATGAGGACTTGGGCTCAGGTCCGAGAAACTGCTCCAGCTGCAGATCTAACCAAGCCCAGCGATGACTCTGTATCCCCAGCCAAAAGACTACGGCCCACAGCCTGTGGTGGTGCTCAAACAGGGCCCAATGTGGGTCTGAGAGGATTCAGTACCTCTAACCAAATGTCTGGTCttcccagtagtagtagtatactcCACAGGTCCTCATTCCCtggtcccttcccctctccccgcCCTGATCCTAGTGGTACTTTCCTCCTAGCTCCACCCCAGAGCCCAGTGTTTCCTGGCCTCACCATGGCCTCCTGCCCCTTCCCCAGGCCTGTGACCCCCAGGCCAGTCAAAGGGCTTCCTTCCCAGGTACAGAGGCCCTGGGCTACACCTCTGGCTCAGGGACGCAGCCTTTTTGACCCCATCTCCCCAGCCCCCTCTAGTAGGTTTGGTGGACCCATTTCTTCCCCCAGTCTCACCCCCCGTTCCCTCCACACGCCCGTCTTCACTAACCACTTGATTCAGCTGGTGTCCAACTCCAACAAGACCCCCCAGAGACCGGGTTCTGACCACATCCGTCCCAATACCCGCCGCTTCCCCGGGCCTGCAGGAATCCTACCACAACAG CTCCATGGGCAGAGCCTGGATGACATCGTGGTGGCCATTCCTCAGACACCTGCACATGGGGCCGTGGCTCGACTGCCCAGTCAG GTTCCCAGCTCTCAGACTGAGGAAGAGGATTTCAGTGGAGGTCCGTGGGCAGCGATGAAGGCAGAGATGGGATTGGACGAAAGGAACTCCTCCTGTTTTCTGCACTCTTACAGCGTGGCCATGGTACTCCGCAAG gcgGCCCTGAAACAGCTGGTGAAGAACAAGGTCCCCAACATGGCTGTGGTACTAAAGAGCATCCTCCACACACACGCTGATGCCAAGGCTGTGTTCAGGGATCGCACAG GAGAGATGCAGGGCACAGTGCACCGGCGCCTCCTAGAGGACAGACTGGGGGAGCTCAAGACGGGGGTGGTACTGCTGCTCAAACAG GTAGGTGTGTTCTCTCCATCCCACCGTAACCACTACCTGAACGTGACACCCAACAACCTCCTGAGGATCTACCCTCCTGACGGCTCGACCCCGTCCTCCACACAGAGCCAGCTGCTCCCACTCCCCCCG GAGCCAATGTTGGAATCATCTGATCACTCCTCCAGTGTCCCAGGAGCCCCTGTGTCTCAGATGGAGTTGTTctatgataatgatgatgaagaggatgtTCGGGCCCCACAGGTCACTGCAGACTCTGGTGCTGGCTCCTCTAGTGTTCCACAGGGCCCGCCTGCTGCACCACTGGACCTGTCCTGGGACGCAG ATGACCTTGATGAGCTTCTAGGGGAGTTGCCTGTTGAGTCCTACTGCCTCTGA
- the hrob gene encoding uncharacterized protein C17orf53 homolog isoform X3, with protein MTCKWNGLFNVGEDFNDEDLLEMDWSAPSVSASTVSSAAQSCFLRSTAASTPAAPYGQNNSHQPSTEGILAHRGLSNGPGSENSTPNSVGQSPTLGLRQLSTSKPLPSFPLPPRHLPTLSRGLCTVTQQSSSPAQQMKSNTTGQQEAPSPQDDFDDWDVDLADLDESDPQMRTWAQVRETAPAADLTKPSDDSVSPAKRLRPTACGGAQTGPNVGLRGFSTSNQMSGLPSSSSILHRSSFPGPFPSPRPDPSGTFLLAPPQSPVFPGLTMASCPFPRPVTPRPVKGLPSQVQRPWATPLAQGRSLFDPISPAPSSRFGGPISSPSLTPRSLHTPVFTNHLIQLVSNSNKTPQRPGSDHIRPNTRRFPGPAGILPQQQLHGQSLDDIVVAIPQTPAHGAVARLPSQVPSSQTEEEDFSGGPWAAMKAEMGLDERNSSCFLHSYSVAMVLRKAALKQLVKNKVPNMAVVLKSILHTHADAKAVFRDRTGEMQGTVHRRLLEDRLGELKTGVVLLLKQVGVFSPSHRNHYLNVTPNNLLRIYPPDGSTPSSTQSQLLPLPPEPMLESSDHSSSVPGAPVSQMELFYDNDDEEDVRAPQVTADSGAGSSSVPQGPPAAPLDLSWDADDLDELLGELPVESYCL; from the exons ATG ACTTGCAAGTGGAATGGATTATTTAACGTTGGGGAGGACTTCAATGATGAG gatctACTTGAGATGGACTGGTCTGCTCCATCAGTGTCTGCTAGCACAGTGTCCTCTGCAGCACAGTCCTGTTTCCTCCGTTCAACTGCAGCATCAACTCCTGCTGCCCCCTATGGTCAGAATAACTCACATCAACCATCCACAGAAGGCATACTTGCCCATAGGGGCCTGTCGAATGGCCCAGGGTCAGAGAATTCAACACCGAACAGTGTAGGGCAGTCTCCTACTTTGGGTTTGAGACAGCTCTCTACATCTAAACCATTGCCCTCATTCCCTCTTCCCCCTCGCCACCTTCCTACACTGAGTAGGGGACTGTGTACAGTTACCCAACAGAGCTCCTCACCAGCTCAACAGATGAAGTCAAACACAACAGGACAACAAGAGGCCCCCTCGCCGCAGGATGACTTTGATGATTGGGATGTTGACCTGGCAGACCTAGATGAAAGTGACCCACAGATGAGGACTTGGGCTCAGGTCCGAGAAACTGCTCCAGCTGCAGATCTAACCAAGCCCAGCGATGACTCTGTATCCCCAGCCAAAAGACTACGGCCCACAGCCTGTGGTGGTGCTCAAACAGGGCCCAATGTGGGTCTGAGAGGATTCAGTACCTCTAACCAAATGTCTGGTCttcccagtagtagtagtatactcCACAGGTCCTCATTCCCtggtcccttcccctctccccgcCCTGATCCTAGTGGTACTTTCCTCCTAGCTCCACCCCAGAGCCCAGTGTTTCCTGGCCTCACCATGGCCTCCTGCCCCTTCCCCAGGCCTGTGACCCCCAGGCCAGTCAAAGGGCTTCCTTCCCAGGTACAGAGGCCCTGGGCTACACCTCTGGCTCAGGGACGCAGCCTTTTTGACCCCATCTCCCCAGCCCCCTCTAGTAGGTTTGGTGGACCCATTTCTTCCCCCAGTCTCACCCCCCGTTCCCTCCACACGCCCGTCTTCACTAACCACTTGATTCAGCTGGTGTCCAACTCCAACAAGACCCCCCAGAGACCGGGTTCTGACCACATCCGTCCCAATACCCGCCGCTTCCCCGGGCCTGCAGGAATCCTACCACAACAG CAGCTCCATGGGCAGAGCCTGGATGACATCGTGGTGGCCATTCCTCAGACACCTGCACATGGGGCCGTGGCTCGACTGCCCAGTCAG GTTCCCAGCTCTCAGACTGAGGAAGAGGATTTCAGTGGAGGTCCGTGGGCAGCGATGAAGGCAGAGATGGGATTGGACGAAAGGAACTCCTCCTGTTTTCTGCACTCTTACAGCGTGGCCATGGTACTCCGCAAG gcgGCCCTGAAACAGCTGGTGAAGAACAAGGTCCCCAACATGGCTGTGGTACTAAAGAGCATCCTCCACACACACGCTGATGCCAAGGCTGTGTTCAGGGATCGCACAG GAGAGATGCAGGGCACAGTGCACCGGCGCCTCCTAGAGGACAGACTGGGGGAGCTCAAGACGGGGGTGGTACTGCTGCTCAAACAG GTAGGTGTGTTCTCTCCATCCCACCGTAACCACTACCTGAACGTGACACCCAACAACCTCCTGAGGATCTACCCTCCTGACGGCTCGACCCCGTCCTCCACACAGAGCCAGCTGCTCCCACTCCCCCCG GAGCCAATGTTGGAATCATCTGATCACTCCTCCAGTGTCCCAGGAGCCCCTGTGTCTCAGATGGAGTTGTTctatgataatgatgatgaagaggatgtTCGGGCCCCACAGGTCACTGCAGACTCTGGTGCTGGCTCCTCTAGTGTTCCACAGGGCCCGCCTGCTGCACCACTGGACCTGTCCTGGGACGCAG ATGACCTTGATGAGCTTCTAGGGGAGTTGCCTGTTGAGTCCTACTGCCTCTGA